One Pseudorasbora parva isolate DD20220531a chromosome 8, ASM2467924v1, whole genome shotgun sequence DNA window includes the following coding sequences:
- the LOC137085372 gene encoding uncharacterized protein has protein sequence MTGVSETQLRGLQEVFFGEVQTEFRSVVKSSGFSLALLSLCVCSHIGSVSGFVRSGYPIYYGAGTGFPMQADVKPRSSYSSWYGIKVPSPISPQSSMELTSSAEEVKGGYTSVSYSPQNGSSGFGPVTDLYKPGSDSDARSQLQGSLSLAGSGSLVSGSVATAVGPSMSSESLPEPAKLHYQTAEQPVVHSNESVASSSQQLLQNVSQSSGPLVQVRYQPATHPIIKPQRSRLQFGANLLSDTRPVHFPSATYVKALQQINETSQPNYQLGQVSYGSGLVPLLSGQQLVQSGYGSMVPPNDVQQAQALNQLVAQPSIQLSRQASSQNSEQVISNSMEQSSGLPLAQVSSQSLDQSITQQPAQVSSQSVDQSSTQQPAQDSSQSVSQPSGLLLVQGSSQPVDQSNTHQPAQASSQSVVQSGSLSSAQVRYQYVSQPSGLLPAQARYQSISQPSGMLSAQTHYQSVDQPSVLQPAQARYQSVFKPSGLKFAL, from the exons ATGACGGGAGTCTCTGAGACGCAGCTGCGCGGACTCCAGGAAGTTTTCTTTGGCGAGGTTCAGACAGAGTTTCGAAGTGTGGTGAAGAGCTCTGG TTTTTCTCTGGCACTACTCAGTCTTTGTGTCTGTAGCCATATTGGAAGTG TTAGTGGCTTTGTCAGGAGTGGCTATCCCATATACTATGGGGCTGGTACTGGTTTTCCCATGCAGGCTGATGTGAAACCACGAAGTTCCTACAGTTCCTGGTATGGCATTAAAGTACCAAGTCCCATTAGTCCTCAAAGTTCCATGGAATTAACTTCTAGTGCTGAAGAAGTTAAGGGTGGTTATACCAGTGTAAGCTACAGTCCTCAAAATGGCTCTTCTGGTTTTGGACCAGTGACTGATTTATATAAGCCTGGTTCTGACTCTGATGCTAGAAGCCAACTTCAAGGATCTCTATCTTTGGCTGGTAGTGGCAGTCTTGTTTCTGGTTCTGTGGCCACTGCAGTGGGCCCAAGTATGAGCAGTGAGTCTCTACCCGAGCCAGCAAAGCTCCACTATCAAACTGCAGAACAGCCTGTAGTACACAGTAATGAGTCTGTGGCATCTAGCAGCCAGCAACTATTGCAGAACGTTTCCCAGTCCAGTGGTCCATTAGTGCAAGTCCGCTACCAGCCTGCAACGCATCCCATTATAAAGCCTCAGAGAAGTAGACTTCAATTTGGTGCCAACTTGCTTTCTGATACCAGGCCAGTCCATTTTCCAAGTGCTACCTATGTCAAGGCTTTGCAGCAAATAAATGAGACCTCACAACCCAACTATCAATTAGGACAAGTCAGTTATGGGTCTGGACTTGTGCCATTGCTCAGTGGCCAGCAACTAGTGCAGTCAGGCTATGGTTCCATGGTTCCGCCCAATGATGTGCAACAAGCACAGGCACTAAACCAACTTGTGGCTCAGCCCAGCATCCAACTATCACGTCAAGCAAGCAGCCAGAACTCTGAGCAAGTTATTTCAAACTCCATGGAGCAGTCCAGTGGCCTACCTCTAGCACAAGTCAGCTCACAGTCTCTAGACCAGTCCATCACCCAACAACCAGCCCAAGTCAGCTCCCAGTCTGTGGATCAGTCTAGCACCCAACAACCAGCCCAAGACAGCTCACAATCTGtgtcccagcccagtggcctgctgcTAGTACAAGGCAGCTCACAGCCTGTGGACCAGTCCAACACCCACCAACCAGCCCAAGCCAGCTCACAATCTGTGGTCCAGTCAGGTAGCCTGTCGTCAGCCCAAGTCCGTTACCAGTATGTGTCCCAGCCCAGTGGCTTGCTGCCAGCACAAGCCCGTTACCAGTCCATATCACAGCCCAGTGGCATGCTGTCAGCACAAACCCATTACCAGTCTGTGGACCAGCCCAGTGTCTTGCAGCCAGCACAAGCCCGCTACCAGTCTGTGTTTAAGCCCAGTGGCCTGAAGTTTGCACTGTGA
- the LOC137085373 gene encoding fap1 adhesin-like, whose amino-acid sequence MVPPNDVQQAQALNQLVAQPSIQLSRQASSQNSEQVISNSMEQSSGLPLAQVSSQSLDQSITQQPAQVSSQSVDQSSTQQPAQDSSQSVSQPSGLLLVQGSSQPVDQSSTQQPVQASSQSVDLSSTQQPAQDSSQSVSQPSGLLLVQGSSQPVDQSNTHQPAQASSQSVVQSGSLSSAQVRYQYVSQPSVLQPAQARYQSVFKPSGLKFAQARYQSISQPSGMLSAQTRYQSVDQPSGLKLAEARYQSISQPSSLQSAQARYQSISQPSGLLSAQTRYQSVFKPSGLKLAEARYQSISQPSGLLSAHTRYQSVDQPSSLKLAQARYQYVSRPSGLLSAKARYQSVSKPSGLLLVQGSSQSVDQSSTQQPAQASSQSVDQSSTQQPAQASSQPVDHSSTQPAQDSSQSVVQSGSLSSAQAQYQSVDQPSGLLLAQDSSQSVDQSNTQQPDQASSQSVDQSSTQQPAQDSSQSEVQSGSLSSAQAPYQYVSQPSGPLLEVSSQPLDQSITQQPAQDSSQSVSQPSGLLLVQGSSQSVDQSSTQQPTQASSQPVDQSSTQPAQASSQSVIQSGSLSSDQAPYQYVSKPSGLLSAQTHYQSVDQPSVLLSAQARYQSVSKPSGLKLPQVRYQSISLPSSLQSAQARYQSISQPSGLKVAQASSPSVYQSKPQQTALASFQSVAHSGSLSSAQAPYQYVSKPSGLLSAQARYQSVSKPSGLKLPQVHYQSISQPSGLQSAQARYQSISQPSSLQSAQARYQSLSQPSGLKVAQASSLSVDQSKPQQPAQVSTQSVVQSGSLSSAQARNQYVSQPSGLQSAQARYQSIYQPSSLQSSQARYQSLSQPSGLKVAQASSLSVDQSKPQQPAQASSQSVVQSGSLSSAQARNQYVSQPSGLQSAQARYQSISQPSSLQSSQARYQSLSQPSGLKLAQATSQFVDQSNMQQQAHVRYQSVSKPSGLKVAQASSLSVDQSKPQQPAQASSQSVVHSGSLSSAQARYQSLSQPSGLKLAQATSQFVDQSNMQQTAQVRYQSVVQSGSLPSAHARYQSVFRSPGFHVFPIPEQSSLGSKPLGQPSNVPLHAMSLQSVQPDFQDLTPLQTTQNKRLSPGILRLLQQVKS is encoded by the coding sequence ATGGTTCCGCCCAATGATGTGCAACAAGCACAGGCACTAAACCAACTTGTGGCTCAGCCCAGCATCCAACTATCACGTCAAGCAAGCAGCCAGAACTCTGAGCAAGTTATTTCAAACTCCATGGAACAGTCCAGTGGCCTACCTCTAGCACAAGTCAGCTCACAGTCTCTAGACCAGTCCATCACCCAACAACCAGCCCAAGTCAGCTCCCAGTCTGTGGATCAGTCTAGCACCCAACAACCAGCCCAAGACAGCTCACAATCTGtgtcccagcccagtggcctgctgcTAGTACAAGGCAGCTCACAGCCTGTGGACCAGTCCAGCACCCAACAACCAGTCCAAGCCAGCTCCCAGTCTGTGGATCTGTCTAGCACCCAACAACCAGCCCAAGACAGCTCACAATCTGtgtcccagcccagtggcctgctgcTAGTACAAGGCAGCTCACAGCCTGTGGACCAGTCCAACACCCACCAACCAGCCCAAGCCAGCTCACAATCTGTGGTCCAGTCAGGTAGCCTGTCGTCAGCCCAAGTCCGTTACCAGTATGTGTCCCAGCCCAGTGTCTTGCAGCCAGCACAAGCCCGCTACCAGTCTGTGTTTAAGCCCAGTGGCCTGAAGTTTGCACAAGCCCGTTACCAGTCCATATCCCAGCCCAGTGGCATGCTGTCAGCACAAACCCGTTACCAGTCTGTGgaccagcccagtggcctgaagCTTGCAGAAGCCCGTTACCAGTCCATATCTCAGCCCAGCAGTCTGCAGTCAGCACAAGCCCGTTACCAGTCCAtatcccagcccagtggcctgctgtCAGCACAAACCCGTTACCAGTCTGTGTTTAAGCCCAGTGGCCTGAAGCTTGCAGAAGCCCGTTACCAGTCCATATCCCAGCCGAGTGGCCTGCTGTCAGCACATACCCGTTACCAGTCTGTGGACCAGCCCAGTAGCCTGAAGCTGGCACAAGCTCGTTACCAGTATGTGTCTCGGCCCAGTGGCTTGCTGTCAGCAAAAGCCCGCTACCAGTCTGTATCTAAGCCCAGTGGCCTACTGCTAGTACAAGGCAGCTCACAGTCTGTGGATCAGTCCAGCACCCAACAACCAGCCCAAGCCAGCTCACAGTCTGTGGACCAATCCAGTACCCAACAACCAGCCCAAGCCAGCTCCCAGCCTGTGGACCATTCCAGCACACAACCAGCCCAAGACAGCTCACAATCTGTGGTCCAGTCAGGTAGCCTGTCATCAGCCCAAGCCCAATACCAGTCTGTGgaccagcccagtggcctgctgcTAGCACAAGACAGCTCCCAGTCTGTGGACCAGTCCAACACCCAACAACCAGACCAAGCCAGCTCCCAGTCTGTGGATCAGTCAAGCACCCAACAACCAGCCCAAGACAGCTCACAATCTGAGGTCCAGTCAGGTAGCCTGTCATCAGCCCAAGCCCCTTACCAGTATGtgtcccagcccagtggcccGCTGCTAGAAGTCAGCTCACAGCCTCTGGACCAGTCCATCACCCAACAACCAGCCCAAGACAGCTCACAATCTGtgtcccagcccagtggcctgctgcTAGTACAAGGCAGCTCACAGTCTGTGGACCAGTCCAGCACACAGCAACCTACCCAAGCCAGCTCACAGCCTGTGGACCAGTCCAGCACACAACCAGCCCAAGCCAGCTCACAATCTGTGATCCAGTCAGGTAGCCTGTCATCAGACCAAGCCCCTTACCAGTATGTGTCCAAGCCCAGTGGCTTGCTGTCAGCACAAACCCATTACCAGTCTGTGGACCAGCCCAGTGTCTTGCTGTCAGCACAAGCCCGCTACCAGTCTGTATCTAAACCCAGTGGCCTGAAGCTGCCACAAGTCCGTTACCAGTCCATATCTCTGCCCAGCAGTCTCCAGTCAGCACAAGCCCGTTACCAGTCCAtatcccagcccagtggcctgaagGTGGCACAAGCCAGCTCACCGTCTGTGTACCAGTCCAAACCTCAACAAACTGCCCTAGCAAGTTTTCAATCTGTGGCCCACTCAGGTAGCCTGTCATCAGCCCAAGCCCCTTACCAGTATGTGTCCAAGCCCAGTGGCTTGCTGTCAGCACAAGCCCGCTACCAGTCTGTATCTAAACCCAGTGGCCTGAAGCTGCCACAAGTCCATTACCAGTCCATATCCCAGCCTAGTGGTCTGCAGTCAGCACAAGCCCGCTACCAGTCCATATCTCAGCCCAGCAGTCTGCAGTCAGCACAAGCCCGTTACCAGTCTCtgtcccagcccagtggcctgaagGTGGCACAAGCCAGCTCCCTGTCTGTGGACCAGTCCAAACCTCAACAACCTGCCCAAGTCAGTACCCAATCTGTGGTCCAGTCAGGTAGCCTGTCATCAGCCCAAGCCCGTAACCAGTATGTGTCCCAGCCCAGTGGTCTGCAGTCAGCACAAGCCCGCTACCAGTCTATATATCAGCCCAGCAGTCTGCAGTCATCACAAGCCCGTTACCAGTCTCtgtcccagcccagtggcctgaagGTGGCACAAGCCAGCTCACTGTCTGTGGACCAGTCCAAACCTCAACAACCTGCCCAAGCCAGTTCCCAATCTGTGGTCCAGTCAGGTAGCCTGTCATCAGCCCAAGCCCGTAACCAGTATGTGTCCCAGCCCAGTGGTCTGCAGTCAGCACAAGCCCGCTACCAGTCCATATCTCAGCCCAGCAGTCTGCAGTCATCACAAGCCCGTTACCAGTCTCtgtcccagcccagtggcctgaagCTGGCACAAGCCACCTCGCAGTTTGTGGACCAGTCTAACATGCAACAACAAGCCCATGTCCGCTACCAGTCTGTATCTAAACCCAGTGGCCTGAAGGTGGCACAAGCCAGCTCACTGTCTGTGGACCAGTCCAAACCTCAACAACCTGCCCAAGCCAGTTCCCAATCTGTGGTCCACTCAGGTAGCCTGTCATCAGCCCAAGCCCGTTACCAGTCTCtgtcccagcccagtggcctgaagCTGGCACAAGCCACCTCACAGTTTGTGGACCAGTCTAACATGCAACAAACAGCCCAAGTCCGTTACCAGTCTGTCGTCCAGTCAGGTAGCCTGCCATCTGCGCACGCCCGTTACCAATCTGTGTTCCGGAGCCCTGGTTTCCATGTCTTTCCTATCCCAGAGCAATCTAGCCTTGGTTCCAAACCTCTGGGACAGCCCAGCAATGTACCTCTTCACGCTATGAGTCTGCAGTCTGTCCAGCCTGACTTCCAAGATTTAACACCTCTGCAGACTACTCAAAACAAACGTCTCTCTCCAGGCATATTGAGGTTGTTGCAACAAGTGAAGTCATAG